A stretch of the Corylus avellana chromosome ca6, CavTom2PMs-1.0 genome encodes the following:
- the LOC132185970 gene encoding uncharacterized protein LOC132185970, translated as MLVTRKSFIFNSLAYPFVRRNGRKFEISMAKKKDLSDNSRAQQETIFPLKISTPILARSVVAVLGLGFIDAGYSGDWSRIGVISKETEDLLKLAAFAVVPLCIFLIFSFTREPEA; from the exons ATGCTGGTCACAAGAAAGAGCTTTATCTTCAACAGCCTTGCTTATCCGTTTGTGAGGAGAAATGGCAGAAAATTTGAAATCTCAATGGCTAAGAAGAAAGATTTGTCTGATAATTCCAGAGCCCAGCAAGAAACCATTTTCCCACTGAAAATCTCCACCCCAATTCTTGCTCGCTCTGTTGTGGCCGTGCTGGGGCTGGGATTCATCGATGCTGG GTACAGTGGAGACTGGTCAAGGATTGGAGTGATATCAAAGGAGACTGAGGACTTGCTAAAGCTTGCAGCTTTTGCAGTTGTTCCTCTGTgtatctttctcattttttctttcaccAGGGAACCAGAAgcctga
- the LOC132185969 gene encoding disease resistance protein Roq1-like: MDFNLHLNLEMNDTRMIGIFGIGGIGKTTLAKAVYNSIAYQFQGSCFLSNIRELSSQPNGLVILQMHLLYDTLKDSSLMVGSVDQGINLIKQRLSSKRVLLVLDDVDQLFQLESLARECDWFGLGSRIIITTRDRSLLTQHGVDRNYRMGELDRHEAHQLFSLHAFKKEKPNEDYVDVIEQAISYAGGIPLALEVLGSLLRGKCVAQWRSLLEKLKRIPTDHIHNVLRTSFDGLDKTEKDIFLDIACFFKGERVEYVIKILDGCGFFPNTGINVLIEKSLITIDERNTLMMHDLLQQMGREIVRQESQEPSKRSRLWFGEDVRYILEEEMGGSKVEGILVDLAENDLEICLKSKAFEKMKSLRLFINRNAHFSGQPNSLPNELRLIDWPGYPSQSLPPNFRGRKVVVFEMRNSLFKKIDEFKNFNKIRIMEFSDCKFLTKIPDLSNSLDLQELIIDKCTNLVEVHHSVGFLDNLVSLTISRCSKLETLPRILKLRSLTALVLEGCSMLQNFPEIGCKMECLRSIDLRYTAVKELHPSIKYLVGLEDLNLEGCKNLMNLPSSIHLLQHLKNLSLKDCSKLSRFPFQPPMNLSISNDGDSSIASLALQSLNLGNCILSKSYFFRSLNCFSTLEELDLSGCDFVSTTCIKRLVGLRRLILVDCKKLEEILVLPPYIEEVNAGGCISLERFSEVSKRFEFNTCDLPRLVWADLSRCHKLLGNMENEVEKFLSIKGNLEDYICSIIFPENKIPNWFSHQIQTSNSDICEIDITEALCLDEEITGMILGAVIGITDEPQIPLPILCEVDIINGLSRHFEVKKFYLSGSDHLWLQYHIPKLNELKGDNVRVKFQIWYSTALAFFKSCGVHLVHRYEEKTVDQMLNPQVQGGPLEDVDVHLDVPDEAWRARAGIRLASSALGASEVEPFTILSDEEGGDNRPLVRRRVSSLGAARRAPAETSQAGPSVQDFEVGGSSLFDLRQTLAATQDRLDTALAEVESIQGRLKHSEAVLESEKSNAFCLGTESLEKFLLVEENL, encoded by the exons ATGGACTTTAATTTGCATTTAAATCTTGAGATGAATGACACGCGCATGATAGGAATATTTGGAATcggtggaattggtaagaccACTCTTGCCAAAGCGGTTTATAACTCGATTGCTTATCAGTTTCAAGGTAGCTGTTTTCTTTCCAACATTAGGGAACTTTCAAGTCAACCGAATGGTCTGGTCATATTGCAAATGCATCTTCTTTATGATACCCTAAAAGATTCAAGTTTAATGGTTGGAAGTGTTGACCAAGGGATCAATTTGATAAAGCAAAGACTTTCCTCTAAAAGGGTTCttttagttcttgatgatgtggatcaatTGTTTCAGTTAGAATCATTAGCTAGAGAATGCgattggtttggtttaggaagtagaatcatcataacaacaagagatagAAGTTTACTAACTCAACATGGAGTTGATAGAAACTACCGGATGGGAGAATTGGATCGCCATGAAGCTCATCAACTCTTTAGTTTGCAtgctttcaaaaaagaaaaacctaatGAAGATTATGTGGATGTTATAGAACAAGCAATAAGTTATGCTGGGGGCATACCTTTAGCGTTAGAAGTTCTAGGATCGCTTCTACGTGGTAAATGTGTAGCTCAATGGAGAAGTCTATTGGAGAAACTCAAAAGAATTCCTACGGACCATATTCACAATGTATTGAGAACAAGTTTTGATGGGTTGGATAAGACAGAAAaagatattttccttgacattgcaTGTTTCTTCAAAGGGGAGCGTGTGGAATATGTCATCAAAATACTAGACGGGTGTGGTTTCTTCCCAAACACTGGCATCAACGTGCTTATAGAAAAGTCTCTCATAACTATTGATGAGCGTAACACATTGATGATGCATGACTTATTACAAcaaatgggtagagaaattgttcgacaagaatcacAAGAACCTAGCAAACGCAGTAGGCTTTGGTTTGGTGAAGATGTTCGATATAtattagaagaagaaatg GGAGGAAGTAAAGTTGAAGGCATATTGGTAGATTTGGCTGAAAATGACTTGGAGATATGCTTGAAATCTAAAGCTTTTGAGAAGATGAAGAGCCTTAGATTATTTATAAATCGTAATGCACATTTTTCTGGACAACCTAATTCTCTCCCTAATGAGTTAAGACTGATTGACTGGCCTGGGTATCCTTCACAATCTTTACCACCCAATTTTCGAGGAAGGAAAGTCGTCGTTTTTGAGATGCGGAATAGCCTCTTCAAGAAAATAGATGAATTCAAG aATTTCAACAAAATAAGGATTATGGAGTTCTCTGATTGCAAATTCTTGACAAAAATTCCTGATCTTTCAAACAGCTTAGATTTACAGGAATTGATCATTGATAAGTGTACAAATTTGGTGGAGGTTCATCATTCTGTTGGGTTCCTTGATAATCTTGTTTCTTTAACAATTTCACGATGCTCTAAACTTGAGACTTTGCCAAGAATTCTCAAGCTAAGATCTTTAACAGCTCTTGTCCTTGAAGGTTGCTCAATGCTTCAGAACTTTCCGGAAATTGGGTGTAAAATGGAATGTTTAAGATCCATTGACTTACGGTACACTGCTGTAAAAGAACTGCATCCCTCCATAAAATACCTTGTTGGGCTTGAAGATTTAAATTTAGAAGGCTGCAAAAATCTTATGAATCTCCCAAGTAGCATTCATCTATTGCAACATCTAAAGAATCTTTCCCTCAAGGACTGTTCAAAACTCTCTAGGTTTCCATTCCAGCCTCCAATGAATTTAAGCATTTCTAATGATGGTGATTCCTCAATTGCATCTCTAGCACTGCAATCATTAAATCTTGGAAACTGTATCTTGTCAAAATCATATTTCTTTAGAAGTCTTAATTGTTTTTCCACATTGGAAGAGCTTGATCTATCTGGGTGTGATTTTGTTAGCACTACATGCATCAAAAGACTTGTTGGATTGAGGCGCCTTATATTGGTGGATTGCAAGAAACTTGAAGAAATTCTTGTACTTCCGCCATATATAGAAGAGGTTAATGCAGGGGGTTGCATCTCATTGGAAAGATTTTCGGAAGTATCAAAACGATTTGAATTCAATACATGTGACTTGCCGAGGCTTGTATGGGCTGACTTGTCCAGATGCCATAAACTGCTCGGGAATATGGAAAATGAAGTGGAAAAGTTTTTATCCATTAAG GGGAATCTTGAAGACTATATATGCAGCATTATATTTCCGGAAAATAAGATTCCAAACTGGTTCAGCCATCAAATACAAACTTCAAACAGTGATATATGTGAAATAGATATTACTGAGGCTTTGTGTTTGGATGAGGAGATCACAGGAATGATTCTCGGTGCTGTTATTGGAATAACTGATGAACCTCAAATACCCCTTCCTATTCTTTGTGAGGTTGACATCATCAATGGATTGTCAAGGCATTTTGaagtcaaaaaattttatttgtcaGGCTCAGATCATTTATGGCTCCAGTACCACATTCCAAAACTTAATGAGCTAAAGGGGGACAATGTGCGAGTTAAGTTCCAAATTTGGTACTCCACAGCTTTGGCGTTCTTCAAAAGTTGTGGAGTCCATCTAGTACACAGGTACGAAGAGAAAACGGTAGATCAAATGCTGAATCCTCAGGTTCAAGGTGGGCCCCTTGAGGATGTTGATGTCCATTTGGATGTACCCGATGAAGCTTGGAGGGCCCGGGCTGGAATCCGCCTGGCTTCTTCAGCTCTTGGTGCATCGGAGGTTGAACCGTTTACGATTCTGTCAGACGAGGAAGGTGGAGACAACAGGCCTCTGGTGAGAAGGCGTGTCTCCTCGCTAGGAGCTGCCCGGAGGGCACCTGCCGAGACCTCACAAGCAGGCCCATCGGTGCAGGATTTTGAAGTAGGGGGGTCTTCATTATTTGATCTGAGGCAGACGCTGGCGGCAACCCAAGATCGGCTGGACACAGCCCTTGCAGAGGTAGAGTCCATTCAGGGGCGATTAAAACACTCTGAAGCAGTTCTGGAGTCTGAGAAGTCCAATGCCTTCTGTCTTGGCACGGAGAGTCTGGAGAAGTTTTTATTGGTTGAG GAAAATCTTTAG